Proteins co-encoded in one Ralstonia sp. RRA genomic window:
- a CDS encoding helix-turn-helix transcriptional regulator has protein sequence MDDFTADLAPLPAAPRSELGEFLRSRRSHLRPQDVGLPEGTGRRRTAGLRREEVAQLANISIDWYVRIEQGRDVRPSVATIEAIGRALRLSPDERAHMRGLARAEAAFTGPGVGTVGHAQAEAVPDVLRRAVAGMVLPAHVRSYRTELLCWNDATTQLFMDFGTMPQEDRNSLVYMFLYANARERFVEWENEARRMLAKFRAVYDPHADDPVLVALVDRLRTESREFDTWWRQHEVRAQRAEHKLIRTPDGKIVRYDYIGLPVMEDPRLRVVLYVPVEDGA, from the coding sequence ATGGACGATTTCACTGCTGATCTGGCTCCCCTCCCCGCCGCGCCCCGTAGCGAGCTGGGCGAGTTCCTGCGCAGCCGCCGCAGTCACCTGCGCCCGCAGGATGTGGGGCTGCCCGAGGGCACCGGGCGCCGCCGTACCGCCGGGCTGCGCCGGGAGGAAGTTGCGCAGCTCGCCAATATCAGCATCGACTGGTATGTGCGTATCGAGCAGGGGCGCGACGTGCGGCCTTCGGTGGCGACCATCGAGGCGATCGGCCGGGCGCTGAGGCTGTCGCCGGATGAGCGTGCGCACATGCGTGGGCTGGCGCGCGCGGAAGCGGCCTTCACGGGGCCCGGGGTTGGGACGGTCGGGCACGCACAGGCGGAAGCGGTGCCCGATGTCTTGCGCCGGGCCGTTGCCGGCATGGTCCTGCCCGCCCACGTGCGCAGCTACCGCACCGAGCTGCTGTGCTGGAACGACGCGACCACGCAGCTCTTCATGGATTTCGGCACGATGCCGCAGGAAGATCGCAACTCGCTGGTCTATATGTTCCTGTACGCCAACGCGCGCGAGCGCTTTGTCGAATGGGAGAACGAGGCGCGCCGCATGCTGGCGAAGTTCCGGGCGGTGTACGACCCGCATGCGGACGACCCCGTGCTCGTGGCGCTGGTCGACCGCCTGCGCACCGAGAGCCGTGAGTTTGATACCTGGTGGCGCCAGCACGAGGTGCGTGCCCAGCGTGCGGAGCACAAGCTGATCCGCACGCCTGACGGCAAGATCGTCCGCTACGACTACATCGGCTTGCCGGTGATGGAAGACCCGCGGCTGCGGGTGGTGCTGTACGTGCCGGTGGAGGACGGCGCCTGA
- a CDS encoding hydrolase, whose product MSEPLQTLSAKTTALVLIDLQRGILPFAQGPHSPEQVLGASARLAKRFRELGAPVVLVRVGWAPDYADAPRQPVDRPAPTVPGGLPPQWWEQPAELEVAPTDIQITKRQWGAFYGTELDLQLRRRGITTIVLGGISTHVGVESTARAAWEHGYALVLAEDAMSSNDAALHRSSVENVFPRLGRVRSTETILAALTA is encoded by the coding sequence ATGTCTGAACCGCTGCAAACCCTGTCTGCCAAAACCACCGCGCTGGTGCTGATCGACCTGCAACGCGGCATCCTGCCGTTTGCGCAGGGGCCGCACTCGCCCGAGCAGGTATTGGGAGCCTCAGCCCGTCTGGCCAAGCGCTTTCGCGAACTGGGCGCGCCCGTGGTGCTGGTGCGTGTGGGCTGGGCGCCGGACTACGCAGATGCACCGCGCCAACCCGTCGACCGCCCGGCACCCACCGTGCCCGGCGGCCTGCCGCCGCAATGGTGGGAGCAACCCGCCGAGCTGGAAGTGGCACCCACCGACATCCAGATCACCAAACGGCAGTGGGGCGCGTTCTACGGCACCGAGCTGGACCTGCAACTGCGCCGACGCGGCATCACCACCATCGTGCTGGGCGGCATTTCAACGCATGTGGGAGTCGAATCAACGGCGCGCGCCGCATGGGAGCACGGCTATGCGCTGGTGCTGGCCGAAGATGCGATGAGCTCGAACGATGCCGCGCTGCATCGCTCTTCTGTGGAGAACGTCTTCCCGCGCCTGGGCCGTGTACGCAGCACCGAAACCATCCTCGCGGCGCTGACGGCCTGA
- a CDS encoding PaaI family thioesterase, translating to MHPSQMTGLQLLQAMSRGELPRASISETIPMSMDAIEPGVVHFGAQADKRHLNPLGGVHGGFAATVLDSVTGCAVHSMLEAGVGYGTVDLNVKMVKAVPVDTPLVAVGRVLHVSRTIGVSEGTLKTQDGTLLAHATATCVIRRP from the coding sequence ATGCATCCGTCCCAAATGACCGGCCTGCAATTGCTGCAGGCCATGTCGCGCGGTGAGCTGCCGCGCGCGTCCATCAGCGAAACCATCCCGATGTCGATGGACGCCATCGAACCCGGCGTCGTGCATTTCGGTGCGCAGGCTGACAAGCGCCACCTCAATCCGCTGGGTGGCGTGCACGGCGGCTTTGCAGCCACGGTGCTCGATTCGGTGACGGGTTGCGCCGTGCACTCCATGCTCGAAGCCGGCGTCGGCTATGGCACGGTCGACCTGAACGTGAAGATGGTGAAGGCGGTGCCCGTGGATACGCCGCTGGTGGCTGTTGGCCGCGTGCTGCATGTCTCGCGCACGATCGGCGTGTCGGAAGGCACGCTCAAGACGCAGGACGGCACGCTGCTGGCGCATGCCACGGCAACGTGTGTCATTCGCCGTCCGTAA